ACCGTCAGTTTTTCTTCAACTGCCGAGAAAAGTGTTTTGATATGTGTCTCGGAGGTGCCACTTGCGATAACAAGATAGTCGGCAAAGTCAGAAATTTTACGAACATCAAGCATAATAATATCTCTGCCTTTTTTTTCTTTCAATATCTGTGCAGCTTGCTTTGCAATTTTTCTAAAATTTAGTTTCTGGTTCTGTTCCATATATCTTTCAGATTTCGTGTTGCCGATAAGTCGACAAGTCGAAAATATGAATTTAGTTCCCGGCTCTGTTCCATATATCTTTCAGACCCTGCCAGTCCCGACCTATAATAATTGTTACATCAACCCCGCGTGATTCATCAATTTTTGTGATTACTTCTTTTGCACCAATTGATGCGGCAACATGCTGTGCTTTTTCAAGTCGACCCATTCTGTCAATCACCAATGTTTTTTCATATTTGGAATCCCATTCGTAAGAGCCGATTTTTATTACATCAAAATTCTGTTTGATAAGAAACCGCCGCATTTTTCCAGCCAGATTGGGTTTACCAGCTGCATTAAATATTTCTACAACAATATCTGAATATGTAGCAAATTTTTTGATATCTGAGACATAGCCAGTCATCACTAACTCTATTGATTTCTGGATTGCTGAGAGGTCTGGTATCCATACACCGCGAACGGGTCTACCGGCAAGTGATTGCAATCTGATATTTGAAGTAGGTGCGAATTTGAAGTCCTTCATCTCGTAAATGATAGTTAGTATATCCCACACTGAGATATTGGTATGTATATTTTTATACAGAATTTGTATAACCTCTGGAAATCTAACAATAACTTTTAGTTCTTTAATTTTATTCATTATTTCTTGCAAAAAAGATTGTTGTCTCAAGATTCTGTCTAAATCAGCACGATCGCCGGCTCTGTATCTGACATACTCTAATGCTTTTTTGCCGTTGAGCAAGTGTTCGCCTGTTGAGAAATGGATATGCAAGTTTCCCCAGTTATCGTCGTAGTCCATCCGCTGATCTATTTTGATTTTTATCCCGCCCAAAATATCAATAAAATTTCTGAACCCGTCGTAATCAATTTGTGCATAATACGGAATATCCAGCCCTAAAATTTCTTGGAGTTCATTTTTTACACTTTCTGCTGATGTATTATGGTTTTTTGTCTGTTTGTAAGTATATGCATAGAGTTGGTTAATTTTTCGGATTGCGACACCTTCAACTGTAATTCTGGTATCACGCGGGATTGATATCATATCTAAAAATCTTATTTTCGGATTGTAAGATATAAAAACGAT
The window above is part of the Elusimicrobiota bacterium genome. Proteins encoded here:
- the rsfS gene encoding ribosome silencing factor, which codes for MEQNQKLNFRKIAKQAAQILKEKKGRDIIMLDVRKISDFADYLVIASGTSETHIKTLFSAVEEKLTVTPYKKEKKPKTKWAVLDYGGVVIHIMHDSLRRFYNLESHWAVAKKVVIKSRSVRKN
- a CDS encoding LCP family protein is translated as MKKFIIFFCILLFITVIFSVFNPLTLDIILGRRVHGIIIGTDDVDYAKHSDVIVFISYNPKIRFLDMISIPRDTRITVEGVAIRKINQLYAYTYKQTKNHNTSAESVKNELQEILGLDIPYYAQIDYDGFRNFIDILGGIKIKIDQRMDYDDNWGNLHIHFSTGEHLLNGKKALEYVRYRAGDRADLDRILRQQSFLQEIMNKIKELKVIVRFPEVIQILYKNIHTNISVWDILTIIYEMKDFKFAPTSNIRLQSLAGRPVRGVWIPDLSAIQKSIELVMTGYVSDIKKFATYSDIVVEIFNAAGKPNLAGKMRRFLIKQNFDVIKIGSYEWDSKYEKTLVIDRMGRLEKAQHVAASIGAKEVITKIDESRGVDVTIIIGRDWQGLKDIWNRAGN